A section of the Pseudomonas lini genome encodes:
- the pfkB gene encoding 1-phosphofructokinase, which yields MAKILTLTLNPALDLTVQLPLLTPGQVNRSDEMHTHAAGKGVNVAQVLADLGHQLTVCGFLGEDNLQAFETLFAKRGFTDAFVRVPGETRSNIKLAESDGRITDINGPGPRVSEAAQQALLDRLDQIAPGHDAVVVAGSLPRGVNPQWLRELIQRLKKRGLKVALDTSGEALRAGLAAGPWLIKPNTEELADALGCEVVSVGAQAEAASRLHAHGIEHVVISDGADGVNWFSVGSAMHATPPKVSVVSTVGAGDSLLAGMLHGLLSADTPEQTLRTATAIAAMAVTQIGFGIGDAAQLAQLEQGVRLRPLTEQ from the coding sequence ATGGCCAAGATCTTAACCCTGACCCTTAACCCTGCGCTGGACCTCACCGTCCAATTGCCGCTACTTACCCCTGGTCAGGTCAATCGCAGCGACGAAATGCACACCCACGCCGCCGGCAAAGGGGTGAACGTGGCGCAGGTGCTGGCCGACCTCGGGCATCAGCTGACCGTCTGCGGTTTTCTCGGGGAAGACAACCTTCAAGCGTTCGAAACCCTGTTCGCCAAACGCGGTTTTACCGACGCGTTTGTCCGTGTCCCCGGCGAGACCCGCAGCAACATCAAACTGGCGGAAAGCGATGGTCGCATCACCGACATCAATGGCCCGGGGCCGAGGGTCAGTGAAGCGGCGCAGCAAGCTTTGCTCGATCGTCTCGACCAGATTGCTCCAGGGCATGACGCGGTCGTCGTGGCCGGCAGTTTGCCCCGTGGCGTGAATCCTCAGTGGTTGCGGGAGTTGATCCAGCGCTTGAAAAAACGCGGTTTGAAAGTGGCGCTCGACACCAGCGGTGAAGCCTTGCGCGCAGGTCTGGCTGCCGGCCCGTGGCTGATCAAACCCAACACCGAAGAACTGGCTGATGCGCTGGGTTGCGAAGTGGTTTCCGTGGGTGCCCAAGCCGAGGCAGCGAGCCGCTTGCATGCACATGGCATCGAACACGTGGTGATTTCCGACGGTGCCGACGGGGTGAACTGGTTCAGTGTCGGCTCGGCCATGCACGCCACGCCGCCCAAGGTCAGTGTGGTCAGCACCGTTGGGGCCGGGGATTCGTTGCTGGCGGGCATGCTCCACGGTTTGCTCAGCGCCGACACGCCCGAACAAACCTTGCGCACCGCCACCGCGATTGCCGCCATGGCCGTCACCCAGATCGGTTTTGGTATTGGCGACGCCGCGCAATTGGCGCAGCTCGAACAGGGCGTGCGCCTGCGCCCCCTGACAGAACAATAA
- a CDS encoding PTS fructose-like transporter subunit IIB, whose amino-acid sequence MKLAIVTACPNGMVTSVLCARLLDAAAQRQGWSTSVEVVDAAHPERQLSAATIEAAEWVLLVTSAPVDMSRFVGKRVFQSTPAQALQDVEAVLRRGVEEAEVYVAPEAVAEPATVVKNAPRLVAVTACPTGVAHTFMAAEALQQAAKRLGYDLQVETQGSVGARNPLSAAAIADADVVLLAADIDVATERFAGKKIYRCGTGIALKQAEATLNKALAEGKQESASTGAKGPAKQEKTGIYKHLLTGVSYMLPMVVAGGLMIALSFVFGITAFKEEGTLAAALMQIGGDTAFKLMVPLLAGYIAYSIADRPGLAPGMIGGLLASTLGAGFIGGIIAGFIAGYAAQAINRYARLPQSLEALKPILIIPLLASLFTGLVMIYVVGKPVAGMLAGLTHFLDSMGTTNAILLGVLLGGMMCVDLGGPINKAAYAFSVGLLASQSYAPMAATMAAGMVPPIGLGIATFIARRKFAQTEREAGKAALVLGLCFISEGAIPFAAKDPLRVIPASIAGGALTGAMSMYFGCKLMAPHGGLFVMLIPNAINHALLYLLAIVAGSLLTAVTYALLKRPEMVELALEPASA is encoded by the coding sequence ATGAAGTTAGCCATTGTTACGGCCTGCCCGAACGGCATGGTCACCAGTGTGCTGTGTGCTCGTCTGCTCGATGCAGCGGCCCAGCGTCAGGGCTGGAGCACCAGTGTCGAAGTCGTTGATGCGGCCCATCCGGAACGCCAACTGTCGGCCGCGACCATCGAGGCCGCCGAGTGGGTGTTGCTCGTCACCAGCGCGCCGGTGGATATGTCGCGGTTCGTCGGCAAACGTGTGTTCCAGAGCACTCCGGCCCAGGCCCTGCAAGATGTCGAAGCGGTGCTGCGTCGCGGGGTGGAGGAGGCCGAGGTTTACGTCGCGCCCGAAGCCGTCGCCGAACCGGCTACCGTGGTTAAAAATGCGCCACGCCTGGTGGCTGTCACCGCGTGCCCGACCGGCGTCGCCCATACCTTCATGGCCGCCGAAGCCTTGCAGCAAGCGGCCAAGCGCTTGGGCTACGACCTGCAAGTGGAAACCCAAGGCTCGGTCGGCGCTCGCAATCCACTCAGCGCAGCGGCGATTGCCGATGCCGACGTGGTATTGCTGGCGGCAGACATCGACGTCGCCACCGAGCGTTTCGCCGGCAAGAAAATCTACCGTTGCGGCACCGGTATTGCGCTGAAACAGGCCGAAGCGACGCTGAACAAAGCCCTGGCCGAAGGCAAGCAGGAAAGCGCTTCGACCGGCGCCAAAGGCCCGGCCAAGCAAGAAAAGACCGGCATCTACAAACACCTGCTGACTGGTGTGTCGTACATGTTGCCGATGGTGGTGGCGGGCGGTCTGATGATCGCCTTGTCCTTCGTGTTCGGCATCACCGCGTTCAAGGAGGAAGGCACGCTCGCGGCGGCGCTGATGCAGATCGGCGGCGACACCGCGTTCAAGCTGATGGTGCCGCTGCTGGCGGGATACATCGCCTACTCGATCGCTGACCGCCCGGGCCTGGCGCCGGGGATGATCGGTGGTTTGCTGGCGAGCACCCTGGGCGCCGGTTTCATCGGCGGGATCATTGCCGGTTTCATCGCCGGCTATGCAGCCCAGGCGATCAACCGCTATGCGCGCTTGCCGCAAAGTCTTGAGGCGCTGAAACCGATCCTGATCATCCCGTTGCTGGCGAGCCTGTTCACCGGTCTGGTGATGATCTACGTGGTCGGCAAGCCGGTGGCCGGGATGCTCGCGGGGCTCACGCACTTCCTCGACAGCATGGGCACCACCAACGCCATCCTGCTCGGTGTACTGCTGGGCGGCATGATGTGCGTCGATCTCGGCGGGCCGATCAACAAGGCGGCTTACGCGTTTTCGGTAGGGCTGCTGGCGTCGCAAAGTTATGCACCGATGGCCGCAACCATGGCCGCCGGCATGGTGCCGCCGATTGGCCTGGGCATCGCCACGTTCATTGCTCGGCGCAAGTTCGCCCAGACTGAACGCGAGGCCGGTAAAGCGGCGCTGGTATTGGGGTTGTGCTTTATCTCCGAGGGGGCGATTCCGTTTGCAGCGAAAGACCCGTTGCGGGTGATTCCGGCGAGCATCGCCGGCGGCGCGCTGACTGGCGCGATGTCGATGTACTTCGGCTGCAAACTCATGGCGCCCCACGGCGGGTTATTCGTGATGCTGATTCCGAATGCGATCAACCATGCGCTGTTGTATCTGCTGGCGATCGTGGCCGGGAGTTTGCTGACGGCGGTGACGTATGCGCTGCTCAAGCGGCCGGAAATGGTGGAGTTGGCGCTGGAACCGGCCAGTGCCTGA
- a CDS encoding alkaline phosphatase, translated as MSEFDLGRRRIMQAVGAGLLMPGLAPAVIASVKDRPQLTDGVQSGDLLGDRAMIWSRSDRAARMVVEWDTRSLFSNPRRFVSPLADARTDFTARVELTGLPADQSIFYRVTFEDAQSGVASEPWFGHLRSVPTARRNIRFVWSGDTVGQGFGINPDIGGMRIYEAMRLRLPDFFIHSGDTIYADGPVPAQLATESGRVWRNITSEAKSKVAETLDDYRGNYRYNLMDENIRRFNAEVPQIWQWDDHEVVNNWSPGKQLDERYKSKDIHSLVGRARQAWLEYAPMRLQSADDGGRIYRKLSYGPMLDVFVLDMRSYREANDDNLGAAKPFLGREQLDWLKRELKGSRAQWKVIAADMPIGLGVPDGEVSPGVARWEAVANGDPGPAQGREVEIAELLGFLRAQQVRNFVFLTADVHYCAAHHYHPDRAAFQDFEPFWEFVAGPLNAGSFGPNALDKTFGPEVVFEKAPPAQNTSPFAGFQFFGEVNIDGPTGEMSVVLRDLDGVGVFERKLAPA; from the coding sequence ATGAGCGAATTCGACCTCGGCCGCCGTCGTATCATGCAAGCCGTTGGCGCTGGCCTGTTGATGCCTGGCCTGGCGCCGGCGGTGATTGCTTCGGTCAAGGATCGGCCGCAACTCACCGATGGCGTGCAGTCCGGCGACCTGTTGGGCGACCGGGCGATGATCTGGAGCCGCAGCGACCGTGCGGCGCGGATGGTGGTGGAATGGGACACGCGCAGCCTGTTCAGTAACCCTCGTCGATTCGTCTCGCCATTGGCCGATGCCCGCACCGATTTCACCGCCCGGGTCGAACTCACTGGCCTGCCCGCCGATCAGTCGATTTTCTACCGCGTGACGTTCGAAGACGCCCAGAGCGGTGTCGCCAGTGAACCCTGGTTTGGCCATCTGCGCAGTGTGCCAACTGCCCGGCGCAATATTCGGTTTGTCTGGAGTGGCGATACGGTCGGCCAGGGTTTCGGCATCAACCCGGACATTGGCGGCATGCGCATCTATGAAGCCATGCGTCTGCGCCTGCCGGACTTTTTTATCCACAGCGGCGACACCATCTACGCCGACGGTCCCGTACCTGCGCAGCTCGCAACAGAGAGCGGCCGTGTGTGGCGCAACATCACCAGCGAAGCCAAGAGCAAAGTCGCCGAAACCCTCGACGACTATCGCGGCAATTACCGCTACAACCTGATGGACGAAAACATCCGCCGCTTCAACGCCGAGGTCCCGCAAATCTGGCAGTGGGACGACCACGAAGTGGTGAACAACTGGTCGCCGGGCAAGCAACTGGATGAGCGTTACAAGAGCAAAGATATCCACAGCCTGGTGGGCCGTGCGCGCCAGGCCTGGCTGGAATACGCGCCGATGCGTTTGCAGAGTGCCGATGACGGCGGGCGGATTTATCGCAAGCTGAGTTATGGGCCGATGCTTGATGTATTCGTGCTCGACATGCGCAGTTATCGCGAAGCCAATGACGACAACCTGGGTGCCGCCAAACCGTTTCTCGGTCGAGAACAATTGGACTGGCTCAAACGTGAATTGAAAGGCTCCCGGGCCCAATGGAAAGTCATCGCCGCCGACATGCCCATCGGCCTCGGCGTACCCGACGGCGAAGTCAGCCCCGGTGTGGCGCGTTGGGAAGCGGTGGCCAATGGTGACCCTGGCCCGGCTCAGGGCCGTGAAGTGGAAATCGCTGAATTGCTCGGTTTTCTGCGGGCGCAGCAGGTGCGTAATTTCGTATTCCTCACGGCGGATGTGCATTACTGCGCCGCGCACCATTACCACCCGGACCGCGCGGCGTTCCAGGACTTCGAACCGTTCTGGGAGTTTGTTGCGGGACCACTGAATGCGGGGAGCTTCGGGCCTAATGCGCTGGATAAAACCTTCGGCCCCGAAGTGGTGTTCGAGAAAGCCCCACCGGCGCAGAACACCTCGCCGTTTGCCGGGTTTCAGTTTTTTGGCGAGGTGAATATCGATGGGCCGACGGGGGAGATGAGTGTGGTGCTGCGGGATCTGGATGGGGTGGGGGTGTTTGAGCGCAAGTTGGCGCCGGCGTGA
- the ptsP gene encoding phosphoenolpyruvate--protein phosphotransferase produces MLELTIEQISMGQSAVDKATALQLLADRLVTDGLVADGYLAGLQAREVQGSTFLGQGIAIPHGTPETRDQVFATGVRLMQFPDGVDWGDGQIVYLAIGIAAKSDEHLRLLQLLTRALGETDLGQALRRASSAEALLKLLQGAPQELALDAQMIGLSVSADDFEELVWRGARLLRQADCVSNGFAGILQQVDALPLGDGLWWLHSEQTVKRPGLAFVTPDKPMRYLGQPLSGLFCLASLGEAHQALLERLCALLIEGRGHELGRATSSRAVLEVLGGEVPADWPSARIALANAHGLHARPAKILAQLAKSFEGEIRVRIVDGQDSAVSVKSLSKLLSLGARRGQVLEFIAEPTIAADALPALLAAIEEGLGEEVEPLPVVSQQREVIADVAEVLLAPASGSLIQAIAAAPGIAIGPAHIQVLQVIDYPLRGESAAIERERLKQALADVRRDIEGLIERSKAKAIREIFITHQEMLDDPELTDEVDTRLKQGESAEAAWMTVIEAAAKQQESLQDALLAERAADLRDIGRRVLAQLSGVETPAEPEQPYILVMDEVGPSDVARLDPTRVAGILTARGGATAHSAIVARALGIPALVGAGAAVLLLKPGTPLLIDGQRGRLHVDADSATLQRATEERDTRELRLKAAAEQRHQPALTTDGHAVEVFANIGESAGVTSAVEQGAEGIGLLRTELIFMAHSQAPDEATQEIEYRRVLDGLAGRPLVVRTLDVGGDKPLPYWPIAKEENPFLGVRGIRLTLQRPQVMEAQLRALLRAADNRPLRIMFPMVGSVDEWRQARDMTERLRLEIPVADLQLGIMIEVPSAALLAPVLAKEVDFFSVGTNDLTQYTLAIDRGHPTLSAQADGLHPAVLQLIDITVRAAHAHGKWVGVCGELAADPLAVPVLVGLGVDELSVSGRSIAEVKARIRELSLTQTQTLAQQALAVGSANEVRALVEAL; encoded by the coding sequence ATGCTCGAGCTCACCATAGAGCAGATATCCATGGGCCAGTCGGCTGTGGATAAAGCCACCGCCCTGCAATTACTCGCTGACCGACTCGTGACCGATGGCCTGGTGGCGGATGGTTACCTTGCGGGCTTGCAGGCCCGGGAAGTCCAGGGCTCGACCTTTCTCGGCCAAGGTATTGCCATCCCCCACGGCACCCCGGAAACCCGTGATCAGGTGTTCGCCACTGGCGTGCGACTGATGCAGTTTCCTGACGGCGTGGACTGGGGCGATGGCCAGATCGTTTATCTGGCGATTGGTATCGCCGCCAAATCCGATGAACACCTGCGCCTGCTGCAACTGCTGACCCGCGCCCTCGGCGAAACCGATCTGGGCCAGGCCCTGCGCCGCGCCAGTTCCGCCGAAGCCTTGTTGAAACTGCTGCAAGGCGCGCCACAGGAGTTGGCGCTGGACGCACAGATGATCGGCCTCAGTGTTTCTGCCGATGACTTTGAAGAATTGGTCTGGCGCGGCGCCCGTTTGCTGCGTCAGGCCGATTGCGTGAGCAACGGTTTTGCCGGCATCTTGCAGCAGGTCGACGCGCTGCCGCTGGGCGATGGCCTGTGGTGGCTGCACAGTGAACAAACGGTGAAGCGTCCGGGCCTGGCGTTCGTGACCCCGGACAAACCCATGCGCTACCTCGGTCAGCCGTTGAGCGGGCTGTTCTGTCTGGCCAGCCTGGGTGAAGCCCATCAGGCGCTGCTCGAACGCCTTTGCGCGTTGCTGATCGAAGGCCGTGGTCATGAATTGGGCCGTGCCACCAGCAGCCGCGCGGTGCTGGAAGTCCTCGGCGGTGAAGTGCCGGCGGATTGGCCGAGCGCACGCATTGCCCTGGCCAACGCCCACGGTTTGCATGCGCGTCCGGCGAAGATTCTCGCGCAACTGGCGAAAAGTTTTGAAGGCGAAATCCGCGTGCGCATCGTCGATGGCCAGGACAGCGCGGTGTCGGTGAAGAGTTTGAGCAAACTGCTCAGCCTCGGCGCCCGTCGCGGCCAAGTGCTGGAATTCATCGCCGAGCCAACCATCGCCGCCGATGCTTTGCCTGCCTTGCTGGCGGCCATCGAAGAAGGCCTCGGTGAAGAAGTCGAGCCGCTGCCGGTCGTGAGCCAACAGCGCGAAGTGATTGCCGACGTCGCCGAAGTGCTGCTTGCACCCGCGTCCGGCAGCCTGATTCAGGCGATTGCTGCCGCGCCGGGGATCGCCATCGGCCCGGCGCATATTCAAGTGCTGCAAGTCATCGATTACCCGCTGCGCGGTGAGTCCGCCGCCATCGAGCGCGAACGTCTCAAGCAAGCGTTGGCGGATGTGCGTCGCGACATCGAAGGCCTGATCGAGCGCAGCAAGGCCAAAGCGATTCGCGAGATTTTCATCACCCATCAGGAAATGCTCGACGACCCGGAACTGACCGACGAAGTCGACACCCGCCTCAAGCAGGGCGAAAGCGCCGAAGCGGCGTGGATGACAGTGATTGAAGCCGCCGCCAAACAGCAGGAATCGTTGCAGGACGCTTTGCTCGCCGAACGTGCCGCCGACCTGCGCGACATTGGCCGACGGGTGCTGGCGCAATTGAGTGGCGTCGAAACCCCGGCCGAGCCAGAGCAGCCGTACATTCTGGTGATGGATGAAGTCGGCCCGTCCGACGTGGCTCGTCTCGATCCGACGCGCGTCGCCGGCATCCTCACCGCTCGCGGTGGTGCCACGGCCCACAGCGCCATCGTCGCCCGCGCCCTCGGTATTCCAGCGCTGGTGGGCGCCGGCGCCGCCGTGTTGTTGCTGAAGCCGGGCACGCCTCTGTTGATCGATGGCCAGCGCGGTCGCCTGCACGTGGACGCCGATTCCGCCACCTTGCAGCGCGCCACCGAAGAACGCGACACCCGCGAACTGCGCTTGAAAGCCGCCGCCGAACAACGCCATCAACCGGCGTTGACCACCGACGGCCACGCAGTGGAAGTGTTCGCCAATATCGGCGAAAGCGCCGGCGTCACCAGTGCTGTGGAGCAGGGCGCCGAAGGCATTGGCCTGCTGCGCACCGAACTGATTTTCATGGCTCACTCCCAAGCGCCGGACGAGGCGACTCAGGAAATCGAATACCGTCGTGTCCTCGATGGCCTGGCCGGTCGCCCGCTGGTGGTGCGCACCCTTGACGTCGGTGGTGACAAGCCGCTGCCGTACTGGCCGATCGCCAAAGAAGAAAACCCGTTCCTCGGCGTGCGGGGCATTCGCTTGACCCTGCAACGTCCGCAAGTCATGGAAGCGCAGTTGCGCGCCTTGCTGCGTGCGGCTGACAACCGTCCATTGCGGATCATGTTCCCGATGGTCGGCAGCGTCGATGAATGGCGTCAGGCCCGGGACATGACCGAACGGCTACGCCTGGAAATCCCGGTTGCGGATCTGCAACTGGGGATCATGATCGAAGTGCCGTCGGCTGCTTTGCTGGCGCCGGTGCTGGCCAAGGAAGTGGATTTCTTCAGCGTCGGCACCAACGACCTGACGCAATACACCTTGGCCATCGACCGTGGTCATCCGACCTTGTCGGCCCAGGCCGACGGCTTGCATCCGGCGGTGCTGCAACTGATCGACATCACCGTGCGTGCGGCTCATGCTCATGGCAAGTGGGTCGGCGTGTGCGGTGAACTGGCGGCCGATCCGCTGGCGGTGCCGGTGCTGGTGGGCCTGGGTGTGGATGAGTTGAGCGTGTCGGGCCGCAGCATTGCCGAGGTCAAGGCGCGCATTCGTGAACTCAGCCTGACCCAGACTCAAACCCTTGCCCAACAGGCCCTGGCCGTGGGCAGTGCGAACGAAGTTCGTGCATTAGTGGAGGCCCTGTAA